The Achromobacter spanius genome includes the window GGCGCCAGATGCACCAGGCGGCCGGCGGCCAGGTCGTCTTGCATGACCCACGCCGATCCCAGCGCCACGCCCAGGCCCAGCACGGCGGCCTTGCGCAGCGCGTGCAAACCGTCGGTGGACAGACGCGGGTGGATGCCGAAGCGCTCGGTTGCGCCCGTGTCGCAATGCGTCAGGCTGACCTCGGTGCGATAGAACGTGCGCAACGCCAACCAGGGCAGGCACGCCAGCGCCTCCGGCTGCAAGAGCACGGGCGCCCCGCGCAACAGGTCGGGCGATGCAACGACGATGCGCGGCACTTCGCCCAGCTTCACGGCGATCACGGACGGGTCGGTCACCGCGCCCACGCGAATCGCGCAGTCCACGTTTTCGGCGATCAGGTCCGGCATGCGGTCATGCAGCAGCCATTCCACGCGCATCGCCGGATACTGCTGCAAGTAGCGCGCCAACGGCTCCACGAATTGGTCCTGGCCAAACGCGTGCGGGGCCACCACGCGCAAGGTGCCGGTGGGTTCATCGCCCGCGCCGCGCACATCACTTTCAAACGACTGCCAGGTGGCAAGCAGTTCCTTGGCGCGTTCATAACAGCGCTGCCCATCCTCGGTCAGCCGGATGGCGTGGGTGGAGCGTTGCAGCAGCCGCACCCCCATCGAGCGCTCCAGCAATTGCAGCCGGCGGCTGACGGTGGGTTGCGTGCCGCCCAGTTGCGCGGCGGCGGCCGACAGGCTGCCCGCCTCGACGATGCGCACGAACGTTTCGATCAGCAGCAGGCGGTCGGTGCCGGCGGCGGCGGGGGTGATGACAGTCGGGGCAGAGGTGCTCATACGCCAACCGTATAACCGATGTACCGCCGCGCCGGCTACCAAAACATGATCCAGACGCCCAGAATCTGCCCCGTACACGAACCTTCGGACACGTCATCATGTCATCCCAAACTCCTTCCGCCACCTTGTCGCGTGGCCTGGTTTTTCTACTAGCGATCGGCGCCGGCCTGTCGGTTGCGTCCCTGTATTACAGCCAGCCCATGCTGGGCGTGCTGGGCGTTGAGATCCACGCCAGCGCCGAAACGCTGGGCTGGATTCCGACGCTGACCCAACTGGGCTACGCCTTCGGCATCCTGCTGCTGGCGCCGCTGGGCGACCGCCACGACAGAAAGCGCATCATCCTGATCAAAGCCGCCGTGCTGAGCCTGGCGCTGTTGGCGGCCGCCATGGCGCCGTCCATCGGCGTGCTGTTGGCGGCAAGCTTCGTGGTGGGCTTGTCGGCCACCCTGGCGCAAGACATCGTGCCCGCCGCCGCGCATCTGGCGCCCGCCGAGCAGCGCGGCAAGATCGTCGGCACCGTCATGACCGGCCTGCTGCTGGGCATCCTGCTGTCGCGCGTGGTCAGCGGTTTTGTAGCCGAGCAATTCGGCTGGCGCGCCATGTTCGTGGCCGCCGCCGTCGCCATCGTGGCCTTGGGCGCGGCGCTGTGGCGCGGCCTGCCGCGCTTTGTGCCGACCGCTCAGTTGTCGTATGCGGCGTTGCTGGGTTCGCTGGCCACCTTGTGGCGCCAACATCCGGGACTGCGCCGCGCGGCCACGGCGCAGGGCTTGCTGTCGTTGGGCTTCAGCGCGTTCTGGTCGACGCTGGCGGTCATGCTGCATGGCGCGCCGTTCCACCTGGGCGCCGGTGCGGCGGGCGCGTTCGGCCTGGCGGGCGCGGCCGGTGCATTGGCCGCGCCGCTGGCCGGCCGCGTGGCTGATACGCGTGGCCCGCTGGCCGTGGCCAGCCTGGGCGCGGGCCTGACCATGGTGTCGTTCGCCGCCATGATCTTCCTGCCGTTCCTGTCGCCGCACGCCGCCCTGTGGCTGATTGCCGGCGCCGCCATCGGTTTCGACCTGGGCATCCAGACCTCGCTGATCGCGCATCAGAGCATCGTCTATGGCATCGACCCCGCCGCCCGCAGCCGGCTCAATGCCATCCTGATGACGGGCGTGTTCATCGGCATGGCGGCTGGCGGCGCGCTGGGCAGCCTGGCGCTGGCGCACTGGGGCTGGACCGGCGTGACGGTGGTGGCGGCCAGTGCGGCAGCGGTGGCGCTGGGCTTGCGGGTGTGGCCCGCCTTGGGCGGCCGCGCGGTTATTGCGGCGCGTTGATCTCGTCGGCCGTGATGATCTCGGCCACCAACACCTGCGCGGGACCGTCCAGGAAATACTCTTCGCGGGCCGGCTCGCGCAGTTTCATATAGGCGTTCTCGCCGATCTGCATGGTGTGCCCGGCGGCCAGTTCCGCGCCGCTTTCCAGCATGTAGCCCATGATGTTGTTGAACATGTTCGAGTAGTACTCGCCTTCATCATGGCCCCGCGCCAGCGCCGCGAAATCGGGCAGGCCGAACCGGTCGGCGCCATACGTGCGCATCCACACGCCCGCCACGCCGTCCACGTCGTATTTCACAAAGCCGCAATACAGCATGTTCA containing:
- a CDS encoding LysR family transcriptional regulator — protein: MSTSAPTVITPAAAGTDRLLLIETFVRIVEAGSLSAAAAQLGGTQPTVSRRLQLLERSMGVRLLQRSTHAIRLTEDGQRCYERAKELLATWQSFESDVRGAGDEPTGTLRVVAPHAFGQDQFVEPLARYLQQYPAMRVEWLLHDRMPDLIAENVDCAIRVGAVTDPSVIAVKLGEVPRIVVASPDLLRGAPVLLQPEALACLPWLALRTFYRTEVSLTHCDTGATERFGIHPRLSTDGLHALRKAAVLGLGVALGSAWVMQDDLAAGRLVHLAPQWRADPLPVFLVYAPSRFQPARLRRFIEIMREHLPVGLAGG
- a CDS encoding MFS transporter — encoded protein: MSSQTPSATLSRGLVFLLAIGAGLSVASLYYSQPMLGVLGVEIHASAETLGWIPTLTQLGYAFGILLLAPLGDRHDRKRIILIKAAVLSLALLAAAMAPSIGVLLAASFVVGLSATLAQDIVPAAAHLAPAEQRGKIVGTVMTGLLLGILLSRVVSGFVAEQFGWRAMFVAAAVAIVALGAALWRGLPRFVPTAQLSYAALLGSLATLWRQHPGLRRAATAQGLLSLGFSAFWSTLAVMLHGAPFHLGAGAAGAFGLAGAAGALAAPLAGRVADTRGPLAVASLGAGLTMVSFAAMIFLPFLSPHAALWLIAGAAIGFDLGIQTSLIAHQSIVYGIDPAARSRLNAILMTGVFIGMAAGGALGSLALAHWGWTGVTVVAASAAAVALGLRVWPALGGRAVIAAR